In the Hordeum vulgare subsp. vulgare chromosome 7H, MorexV3_pseudomolecules_assembly, whole genome shotgun sequence genome, one interval contains:
- the LOC123412376 gene encoding uncharacterized protein LOC123412376 has protein sequence MRLLNCVSFLLGVAILSATLEHFVAIAHRELLTATGSQRGLETRLEPTVDKTITDEGTKSSILMTRRKTVLGYAAMEKTDDKSTPSTGATRSAEQCGHGGRKDLSLDCYSRSRRLHPGPGAYFNGHIPFTADYRRPRNHPPKNN, from the exons ATGCGGCTGTTAAACTGTGTAAGCTTCTTGCTTGGGGTGGCCATCCTATCGGCTACCCTTGAGCATTTCGTCGCCATTGCGCACAGAG AGTTGCTGACGGCAACCGGTAGCCAGAGAGGACTGGAAACCAGGCTG GAACCCACTGTTGACAAAACCATCACAGATGAGGGAACCAAAAGCAGTATACTGATGACAAGACGAAAGACGGTCCTTGGGTATGCAGCCATGGAGAAGACGGATGATAAGAGCACACCAAGCACAGGTGCAACACGTTCTGCTGAGCAATGTGGGCATGGAGGAAGGAAGGATTTGAGCTTGGACTGTTATTCTAGGAGTAGGAGACTCCATCCAGGTCCAGGGGCTTACTTCAATGGCCACATACCCTTCACCGCCGATTACCGTAGACCACGGAACCACCCGCCCAAGAACAACTAG